A region from the Desulfosoma sp. genome encodes:
- a CDS encoding cation diffusion facilitator family transporter, whose translation MSSEHVCSNGREVSGGRLLLTMLLNLLIPSAQVAGGILANSVALLSDATHNFSDFAALLIAYIAWRVGRKGATTRHTFGFRRVEILAALLNVLILVGACSVIFVEALQRFRHPQEVSAPWVIALATVGVFGNGLSALLLHRDAAHNLNVRGAFLHMLGDLLTSVAVLINGAVLLFKPWAWLDPLLSIIIVALILRNCWGLLQEAVAVLMNAAPRHVDVTAVKKALEAVPGVLNAHYLHAWYVSSSSIAFSCHLVIPDQKLSEGENVRRLAEEALRRQFGIDHAVIQLETDRCGNGSLLCEGSCQGTVQAETKPRTPSINLDESLKGIHETQGDGLKAKSVRIQEKALMAMRLVLGLVFLYASYEKILYPLDFAQTIYNYRILPSWAVNPVALVLPWLEAVLGVCLMAGLWLPGALTTTTGLLFIFLVSLLLNILRGVDVDCGCFGGGEGSGFSSMKISALRDAVLLVLAAAATWRVMKSESTTHGWLSG comes from the coding sequence GTGTCAAGTGAGCATGTTTGTTCGAATGGGAGAGAGGTTTCCGGAGGACGCTTGCTTTTGACCATGCTCCTCAACCTCCTCATCCCATCGGCTCAGGTGGCCGGCGGCATTTTGGCCAACAGCGTGGCCCTTCTTTCCGATGCCACTCACAACTTCAGCGACTTCGCTGCGCTGCTGATCGCCTACATCGCGTGGAGAGTCGGACGAAAAGGAGCGACCACGCGCCATACCTTTGGTTTTCGGCGTGTGGAAATACTCGCCGCCCTCCTGAATGTCCTTATCCTTGTCGGCGCGTGCTCCGTCATTTTCGTTGAGGCTTTGCAAAGATTCCGCCATCCTCAGGAGGTCTCCGCTCCATGGGTCATAGCCTTGGCGACGGTAGGCGTCTTTGGAAACGGCCTGTCTGCGCTGCTGTTACATCGGGATGCAGCGCACAACCTGAACGTGCGCGGGGCTTTTTTGCATATGCTGGGGGATCTTTTAACCTCGGTCGCGGTCTTGATCAATGGAGCGGTCCTTCTTTTTAAACCGTGGGCCTGGCTGGACCCCTTGCTTTCCATCATTATCGTGGCTTTGATTCTTCGAAACTGCTGGGGCCTGCTTCAGGAAGCTGTTGCTGTGCTTATGAACGCTGCACCACGCCATGTGGACGTCACGGCGGTCAAGAAAGCTCTCGAGGCTGTGCCGGGTGTACTCAACGCCCATTACCTCCATGCCTGGTACGTCAGCTCTTCCAGCATCGCCTTTTCTTGTCATTTGGTGATTCCGGATCAAAAGCTCAGCGAAGGTGAAAATGTACGACGTCTGGCCGAAGAGGCCTTACGGCGCCAATTCGGCATCGATCACGCTGTCATTCAGTTAGAAACCGATCGGTGCGGCAACGGATCGCTGCTGTGTGAAGGATCTTGCCAAGGGACGGTCCAGGCCGAGACTAAGCCTCGAACACCTTCCATAAACCTTGATGAGTCTTTAAAAGGGATCCATGAGACACAGGGAGACGGCCTCAAAGCAAAGTCCGTCCGAATTCAAGAAAAAGCCTTGATGGCTATGCGCCTTGTGTTAGGGCTTGTGTTTCTTTACGCTTCTTACGAAAAAATCCTTTATCCATTGGATTTTGCTCAAACGATTTACAATTATCGGATTTTGCCATCCTGGGCTGTGAATCCCGTTGCTCTGGTGCTTCCATGGCTGGAAGCGGTGCTTGGGGTTTGTTTGATGGCCGGATTATGGCTTCCCGGCGCTCTCACAACAACTACGGGACTTTTGTTCATATTTTTGGTCTCTCTCCTATTGAATATCCTTCGCGGGGTAGATGTGGATTGCGGTTGTTTTGGTGGGGGTGAAGGGAGTGGATTTTCTTCCATGAAAATCAGTGCTCTTCGAGATGCCGTGCTTCTGGTCTTGGCGGCGGCGGCGACGTGGCGGGTCATGAAGTCCGAGAGCACGACTCACGGCTGGCTTTCAGGCTGA
- a CDS encoding rhodanese-like domain-containing protein, which yields MVVDNRRFWVNPWSRALRQALGLMGVALVLAFVVNSFRSDSLPWLGDRVQPSADVQMGGLEISLEEAQLLYFTEQAVFLDARHPEAYQSGHIEKALNLPWMFFEEWTSRVLANIPKETPIITYCDEGCNLSRQLAAALMAQGYTQVRVLVNGWTEWLKNGLPVASQP from the coding sequence ATGGTCGTGGACAATCGTAGGTTTTGGGTAAATCCATGGAGCCGAGCTCTCCGCCAAGCTCTGGGGCTTATGGGTGTGGCTTTGGTTTTAGCCTTTGTGGTGAACAGCTTTCGATCCGACAGTCTTCCTTGGTTGGGTGACCGGGTTCAGCCATCCGCAGATGTCCAGATGGGTGGTTTGGAAATTTCCCTTGAAGAAGCCCAGCTCCTTTATTTTACGGAACAGGCGGTGTTCTTGGACGCTCGACACCCCGAGGCCTACCAAAGCGGGCATATTGAAAAGGCTCTAAACCTTCCCTGGATGTTTTTTGAAGAATGGACTTCGAGGGTTTTGGCAAACATTCCCAAAGAGACGCCCATTATCACTTACTGTGATGAGGGCTGTAATTTGAGCCGACAATTGGCGGCGGCCCTGATGGCTCAAGGGTATACTCAGGTAAGGGTCTTGGTGAACGGATGGACCGAATGGCTGAAAAACGGGCTTCCCGTGGCTTCGCAGCCGTAA
- the arsB gene encoding ACR3 family arsenite efflux transporter yields MTAGGKIKKEGRGLSLFEKYLSVWVLLCIGVGILLGRLAPGVARSLDRLAIYVGEAPVVSIPIAVCLFFMMYPIMVKIDFGEVLMAGKNLKPVGLTLFVNWAVKPFTMYGIALFFLGYVFKGFIGPNAVDYVKMPIGLNLPVGAAHGVGTVVLHEGVKMLEVPLWRSYLAGCILLGIAPCTAMVLVWGYLARGNDGHTLVMVAINSLTMLFLYGPLGGFLLGVGRLPVPWQALVLSIGIYVALPLVAGYLSRKLIISAKGVEWFETKFLHILTPVTIIALLITLILLFSFKGDVIVGNPLTILWIAIPLFIQTNFIFWVAYGLSKLLKLDYQDAAPSAMIGASNHFEVAIATATLLFGLSSGAALATVVGVLIEVPVMLMLVKICLATRHWFTDYLKGMNLHEAVARLMDDVVCMRRELEELKTKIR; encoded by the coding sequence ATGACGGCGGGTGGCAAGATCAAAAAGGAAGGGCGGGGTCTCAGTCTTTTTGAAAAGTATCTTTCCGTCTGGGTTCTTTTGTGCATTGGGGTGGGCATTCTTTTGGGGCGGCTGGCTCCTGGCGTGGCGCGCTCCTTGGATAGGCTGGCCATCTACGTGGGGGAGGCGCCGGTGGTTTCCATTCCCATTGCTGTGTGTCTCTTTTTCATGATGTATCCCATTATGGTTAAGATTGACTTCGGCGAAGTTCTCATGGCCGGCAAGAATTTGAAGCCCGTAGGGCTGACGCTTTTCGTCAATTGGGCCGTCAAGCCTTTCACCATGTATGGCATTGCCTTGTTTTTTTTAGGTTACGTTTTTAAGGGGTTCATAGGCCCCAACGCCGTGGATTATGTCAAAATGCCCATAGGATTGAATCTACCCGTCGGGGCCGCTCATGGTGTGGGCACGGTGGTGCTTCATGAAGGTGTCAAGATGTTGGAGGTGCCCCTTTGGCGAAGCTATTTGGCGGGCTGCATTCTATTGGGAATCGCCCCGTGTACGGCCATGGTTTTGGTCTGGGGCTATCTTGCTCGAGGCAACGACGGCCATACCCTGGTGATGGTGGCCATCAATAGCCTCACCATGCTCTTTCTCTACGGCCCTTTGGGAGGCTTTCTGCTGGGGGTGGGGCGCCTTCCCGTGCCTTGGCAGGCCTTGGTGCTTTCCATCGGCATCTATGTGGCCTTGCCCTTGGTGGCCGGTTATTTGTCCCGAAAACTCATTATCAGTGCCAAGGGGGTCGAATGGTTCGAAACCAAGTTCCTTCACATCCTTACCCCCGTAACCATTATCGCTTTGCTCATCACGCTGATCTTGCTCTTTTCTTTTAAGGGTGACGTCATTGTGGGCAATCCGCTCACCATTCTCTGGATTGCCATTCCCCTTTTCATTCAAACAAATTTCATTTTTTGGGTTGCCTACGGACTGTCAAAACTCTTGAAACTTGATTATCAAGATGCGGCGCCTTCGGCCATGATCGGTGCCTCCAATCATTTTGAAGTGGCTATCGCGACGGCGACCCTTCTTTTCGGCTTGTCTTCCGGAGCAGCTCTGGCCACGGTGGTCGGTGTCTTGATCGAGGTTCCGGTGATGCTCATGTTGGTCAAGATTTGCCTGGCAACCCGGCATTGGTTCACCGATTATCTCAAAGGTATGAACCTTCACGAAGCCGTAGCGCGCCTTATGGACGACGTGGTCTGCATGCGCCGGGAATTGGAGGAGTTAAAAACCAAAATCCGCTGA
- a CDS encoding permease produces MARINFSSTKVSLEQAQSPEEEESQIQWSEIWKPLSVLVITFLVLFWLPLESERFRGAVLESLTLAKWYAQEHVLLCLVPAFFIAGAISCFVSQAAVMKYLGAGAKKVLAYGVASVSGSILAVCSCTVLPLFAGIWKRGAGLGPAIAFLYSGPAINVLAIVLTARILGLPLGIARAVGAVLFSMIIGLLMHLIFLKEEKAKAVAALHMPTPEVERPLWQNVLFFATMVGVLIFATWGQPTSPVGFWNVVYSIKWSICGAFALLLGFLLVQWFHVKVYKIVLSAVVVAALGLVFPHQPSIAFSAGIVLFTINLVTTRGETETWFLATWDFTKQITPLLFGGVLVAGLLLGGPHGDEGLLPSRWVSGLVGGNSLGANLFAAVVGAFMYFATLTEVPILQGLMGAGMGKGPALALLLAGPALSLPNMLVIRSVLGTWKTAVFVSLVIVMSTIAGLVFGAYF; encoded by the coding sequence ATGGCTCGCATCAATTTCAGCTCCACCAAGGTTTCTTTGGAACAGGCTCAAAGTCCTGAAGAGGAAGAAAGTCAGATTCAATGGTCGGAAATTTGGAAGCCTTTGAGTGTTCTAGTAATCACGTTTCTTGTTCTTTTTTGGCTGCCCCTGGAAAGTGAGCGATTTCGAGGCGCCGTTTTGGAATCTTTGACTTTGGCCAAGTGGTACGCTCAGGAGCATGTCCTGCTTTGTTTAGTGCCGGCCTTTTTCATTGCCGGAGCTATTTCCTGCTTTGTTTCTCAAGCTGCTGTCATGAAATATCTGGGCGCAGGCGCCAAGAAGGTCTTGGCGTATGGTGTCGCTTCGGTTTCCGGAAGCATTCTAGCCGTGTGTTCTTGTACCGTGCTTCCTCTCTTCGCCGGGATTTGGAAGCGAGGCGCCGGGCTGGGCCCCGCTATCGCCTTTTTGTATTCGGGGCCGGCCATCAACGTTCTGGCCATTGTGCTCACGGCCCGTATCCTTGGCCTTCCTTTGGGAATCGCCCGAGCCGTGGGAGCCGTCCTCTTCAGTATGATCATTGGGCTTTTGATGCATCTCATCTTTCTCAAAGAGGAAAAAGCCAAGGCGGTTGCGGCCCTTCACATGCCCACTCCGGAAGTGGAAAGACCCTTGTGGCAAAATGTGCTCTTCTTTGCCACCATGGTCGGGGTGCTCATTTTTGCCACATGGGGACAACCGACGTCGCCCGTGGGTTTTTGGAACGTCGTCTACAGCATCAAATGGTCCATTTGCGGGGCTTTTGCCTTGCTTTTGGGCTTTCTTTTGGTGCAGTGGTTTCACGTAAAGGTCTATAAGATCGTGCTTTCCGCGGTTGTGGTGGCAGCCCTGGGCTTGGTCTTTCCTCATCAACCTTCCATCGCGTTTTCGGCGGGTATTGTCCTTTTCACCATAAATCTGGTCACGACTCGTGGAGAGACCGAAACCTGGTTCCTCGCCACATGGGACTTCACCAAACAGATTACACCCCTTCTCTTTGGCGGAGTCCTTGTGGCCGGGCTTTTGCTCGGTGGTCCCCACGGTGATGAGGGTCTCCTTCCTTCTCGATGGGTCAGCGGTCTTGTGGGGGGCAATTCCCTGGGAGCGAATCTGTTCGCCGCGGTCGTCGGCGCCTTCATGTATTTTGCCACCTTGACAGAAGTGCCTATTCTGCAGGGATTGATGGGAGCCGGCATGGGCAAGGGGCCCGCTTTGGCCTTGCTGCTTGCCGGCCCGGCGTTGAGCCTTCCCAACATGCTGGTGATTCGAAGTGTTCTCGGAACCTGGAAGACCGCGGTGTTTGTGTCCCTTGTGATCGTCATGTCCACCATCGCAGGTCTCGTTTTTGGAGCCTATTTCTAA
- a CDS encoding arsenate reductase ArsC, producing MAERKRILFLCTGNSCRSQMAEAWTRVLKGDLFEPFSAGLNPQRLDPRAVKAMEEVGIDIRGQKPKSLDELPVQNYDYVVTLCSHAQEACPFFPASVRRMHVPFDDPPLLAAGAATEEEAMVPYRRVRDEIRAFVESLNPEPS from the coding sequence GTGGCGGAACGCAAACGGATTCTGTTTTTGTGTACGGGAAATTCCTGTCGAAGTCAGATGGCGGAAGCCTGGACGCGCGTGTTGAAAGGCGACCTTTTTGAACCGTTTTCAGCGGGGCTGAATCCCCAAAGGCTGGATCCTCGAGCCGTCAAGGCCATGGAGGAAGTGGGGATCGATATTCGAGGGCAAAAACCCAAATCGTTGGATGAGCTTCCGGTCCAAAATTATGATTATGTGGTGACTCTGTGCAGCCATGCTCAGGAAGCCTGTCCTTTCTTTCCGGCCAGTGTTCGACGTATGCACGTGCCTTTTGACGATCCTCCTCTTCTGGCGGCCGGAGCCGCCACGGAAGAGGAGGCCATGGTGCCTTATCGGCGTGTTCGAGACGAAATTCGAGCCTTTGTGGAAAGCCTCAACCCGGAGCCTTCATGA
- a CDS encoding (Fe-S)-binding protein — MLLRSYRKEIFRPECNPSFQSLHCIAHLDQDVGKVIPYLNAVLGGSQFTREPPSVTFKAHGKLITVHPREIAINAIKEPEEADKILQWLQDEINSIWERRSQLTPKYEPIKKPQVLTILKHLPKTNCRECGYATCTVFAVQVAEGGRGPEDCPHLSSEQRHALQMYLEPFDFNE, encoded by the coding sequence ATGCTACTTCGAAGCTACCGCAAAGAAATCTTTCGTCCCGAATGCAATCCAAGCTTTCAGTCGCTTCATTGCATCGCGCATTTGGATCAGGACGTGGGGAAAGTGATTCCGTACCTCAACGCCGTCTTAGGAGGATCCCAATTTACGCGAGAACCTCCGTCCGTGACCTTCAAGGCGCATGGCAAGCTCATTACCGTCCACCCTCGAGAAATCGCCATCAACGCCATCAAGGAACCGGAAGAAGCGGACAAGATTCTTCAATGGCTACAGGATGAGATCAACAGCATTTGGGAAAGACGATCACAACTCACTCCCAAGTATGAACCGATCAAGAAACCGCAGGTTCTTACCATTTTAAAGCACCTTCCCAAGACCAATTGTCGCGAATGCGGATATGCCACATGCACCGTTTTTGCCGTTCAGGTAGCGGAAGGAGGCCGCGGTCCTGAAGACTGTCCGCACCTGAGTTCGGAACAGCGGCATGCGCTACAAATGTACCTTGAACCCTTTGATTTCAACGAGTGA
- a CDS encoding thioredoxin family protein, translating to MEIKVLGPGCKKCQQTEAVVKEAVAESGVQAAVAHVTDAMEIAGYGVFGTPAVVINGEVKSVGKIPKKEEVLAWIQAAS from the coding sequence ATGGAGATTAAAGTCCTTGGGCCTGGTTGCAAGAAATGTCAGCAGACGGAAGCCGTGGTCAAAGAAGCTGTGGCCGAATCCGGTGTGCAGGCGGCCGTTGCGCATGTCACCGATGCCATGGAAATCGCTGGCTATGGGGTTTTCGGCACGCCGGCTGTCGTCATCAACGGCGAAGTGAAATCCGTGGGCAAGATCCCGAAAAAAGAGGAGGTCTTGGCGTGGATTCAGGCGGCTTCTTGA
- a CDS encoding metalloregulator ArsR/SmtB family transcription factor: MRDFIRVMKALSDPNRVKILKMLNRRELCVCEIQAALGLAQPTVSKHLKILEDAGLVEKRKDGLWVNYRPADGHSSPYAATLLGSLKHWLNEDPEIQALLRKVPHLDREAICSRQGTGAQ, from the coding sequence ATGAGGGACTTTATTCGAGTCATGAAGGCCCTTTCAGACCCTAATCGAGTCAAGATTCTCAAGATGCTCAATCGTCGGGAATTGTGTGTCTGCGAAATTCAAGCTGCACTTGGATTGGCGCAGCCTACCGTTTCCAAGCACCTCAAGATCCTCGAAGATGCAGGGCTTGTGGAAAAAAGAAAAGACGGCCTCTGGGTCAATTATCGGCCTGCCGACGGACACAGCAGCCCTTATGCCGCCACGCTTCTCGGAAGCCTCAAGCATTGGCTTAACGAGGATCCCGAAATTCAGGCGCTTTTACGCAAAGTTCCCCATCTGGATCGTGAAGCCATTTGCTCCCGACAAGGAACAGGGGCCCAATGA
- a CDS encoding insulinase family protein, translating into MRHQNQFQLVREEFLHETQTTAKIYTHVPTGARILSMENDDENKVFGVTFRTPPKDASGLPHILEHSVLCGSRKYPVKEPFVELLKGSLQTFLNAFTYPDKTCYPVASQNLQDFYNLIDVYLDAVFYPLISPWIFKQEGWHYELEDPQSPLRYKGVVYNEMRGAYSSPDRLVVEYSQQSLFPDTPYGLDSGGNPQAIPTLTYEQFKAFHQTYYHPSNAWFYFYGNDDPDRRLIILQDLLKDFHPKVVDSHIPLQPRFSKPKHVRKTYAVGKDQPPKAMVTVNWLLVPTEPAETNLALHILEYILLGMPGSPLRRALIESGLGEDLAGVGLEGELRQMMFSTGLKGVAPQNLEKVEPLVLQVLTDLFEKGIPKETVEAALNTLEFRLRENNTGSYPRGLALMLRSLTTWLYDGDPLALLAFETPLNLVKEKALSGTGYLEDLLARYWVQNPHRTTLFLEPDETLEERQRAEESRKLAAIKASMSAEELQRIVEETKTLKKLQETPDPREALAKIPRLRLEDLERENKKIPSEEQLLAQVPVLTHDLFTNGIFYLDLAFDVKAVPAEYLGYVPLLGRALLEMGTSKEDYVTLNERISRKTGGIGVQTSSGACADGESVGSWLLIRGKALLRQVPDLYAIVHDLVCEVQLNNRERFRQIVLESKARREANLIPEGHRFAARRVRAPLHTAHWVEENMKGIEALFFLRRLCERVERDWEGVLAELEYVRQLILSSKNLRANVTVDASSWKELASGLEELLASFPSHETKAAAWHVQDLPSKEGFTGPLRVNYVAKGVSLREAGFRFRGSALVVSHYLRTAYLWDRIRVQGGAYGAFSQLDRFSGDLTLVSYRDPNVDRTLKTYDQCAEFLRTIDLHQDELTKAIIGVIGDLDRHLLPDAKGLTAFMRYLAGDDEASRQRMREEVLATTPEDFHSFGEVLAEVRHTGRVVVLGSSESLQNIDTAFHITPVL; encoded by the coding sequence ATGAGACACCAAAATCAATTTCAATTGGTTCGAGAAGAGTTCCTGCACGAAACACAAACGACCGCAAAAATCTACACTCATGTTCCCACGGGGGCTCGCATTCTCTCCATGGAAAATGATGACGAAAACAAGGTGTTCGGTGTCACCTTTCGAACACCTCCCAAAGATGCCTCGGGGCTTCCCCATATTCTCGAACATTCCGTGCTGTGCGGATCCCGCAAATATCCGGTGAAGGAACCCTTTGTGGAACTTCTCAAAGGATCTCTGCAAACCTTTCTCAACGCTTTCACCTATCCGGACAAAACCTGTTATCCCGTAGCAAGCCAGAACCTTCAGGATTTCTATAACCTCATTGACGTCTATTTAGACGCTGTCTTTTATCCGCTGATATCCCCATGGATTTTCAAACAAGAAGGCTGGCATTACGAACTGGAAGATCCCCAAAGCCCCCTCCGCTACAAAGGGGTCGTCTACAATGAAATGCGCGGGGCTTATTCATCCCCGGATCGATTGGTGGTGGAATATAGTCAACAGAGCCTCTTTCCCGACACCCCTTACGGGCTGGATTCGGGCGGGAATCCTCAGGCCATTCCAACCCTTACCTACGAACAGTTCAAAGCCTTTCATCAAACATATTATCACCCGTCCAACGCTTGGTTTTACTTTTACGGCAATGACGATCCGGATCGTCGTCTCATTATCCTGCAGGATCTGCTCAAAGATTTTCACCCCAAAGTCGTGGACAGCCACATTCCTCTGCAACCCCGTTTTTCGAAACCGAAGCACGTGCGCAAAACCTACGCGGTGGGGAAAGACCAACCGCCTAAAGCCATGGTAACCGTCAATTGGCTTCTGGTTCCCACAGAACCGGCGGAAACCAATTTGGCCCTGCACATCCTGGAATACATTCTTCTCGGCATGCCTGGATCCCCGTTGCGCCGGGCCTTGATTGAATCAGGGCTAGGGGAAGATCTCGCCGGGGTGGGACTTGAAGGCGAATTGCGCCAGATGATGTTTTCCACTGGACTCAAAGGGGTGGCGCCACAGAACCTGGAAAAGGTGGAACCCCTTGTTCTCCAAGTGCTTACGGATCTGTTCGAGAAAGGGATTCCAAAGGAAACCGTAGAAGCAGCTCTGAACACTTTGGAATTTCGATTGCGCGAAAACAACACGGGCTCTTACCCAAGAGGACTGGCCCTCATGCTTCGATCTCTCACCACCTGGCTCTACGACGGTGACCCGTTGGCGCTGCTGGCCTTTGAAACACCCTTGAACCTCGTGAAAGAGAAAGCTCTGAGCGGCACAGGGTACTTGGAAGATCTTCTGGCCCGATACTGGGTGCAGAATCCTCATCGGACCACCCTCTTTTTGGAGCCGGATGAAACATTGGAAGAACGTCAAAGGGCTGAAGAATCTCGAAAACTGGCCGCCATCAAAGCATCCATGAGTGCGGAAGAGTTGCAACGGATCGTGGAAGAGACCAAGACTTTGAAAAAACTTCAGGAAACCCCGGATCCTCGGGAAGCTTTGGCCAAGATCCCTCGACTGCGCTTGGAAGATCTGGAAAGGGAAAACAAAAAAATTCCTTCCGAGGAACAACTCCTGGCCCAAGTGCCGGTACTCACCCATGATCTTTTTACCAATGGCATTTTCTACTTGGATCTCGCTTTTGATGTCAAAGCTGTGCCAGCAGAATATTTGGGCTATGTGCCTCTTCTGGGTCGAGCCCTTTTGGAAATGGGGACGAGCAAGGAAGACTATGTCACCCTGAATGAACGTATCAGCCGTAAAACGGGAGGGATTGGAGTTCAAACCAGCAGCGGGGCATGTGCCGACGGAGAAAGCGTGGGAAGTTGGCTTTTGATTCGAGGCAAGGCTCTCCTACGCCAGGTGCCGGATCTGTACGCCATCGTTCATGACCTCGTGTGCGAAGTGCAGCTGAACAACAGAGAAAGATTCCGACAAATCGTTCTGGAATCCAAAGCCAGACGTGAAGCGAACCTCATTCCGGAAGGCCATCGCTTTGCGGCGCGAAGAGTCAGGGCCCCTTTACACACAGCCCATTGGGTTGAAGAGAACATGAAAGGCATCGAAGCCTTGTTCTTTTTGAGAAGGCTTTGCGAAAGGGTGGAACGGGACTGGGAAGGGGTTTTGGCTGAACTGGAATACGTCCGTCAATTGATCCTCTCTTCAAAAAACCTTCGAGCCAACGTCACCGTGGATGCATCCTCTTGGAAAGAGCTCGCCTCAGGTTTGGAAGAACTTCTGGCGAGTTTTCCTTCCCATGAGACCAAGGCTGCTGCCTGGCATGTGCAGGACCTGCCTTCCAAGGAAGGCTTTACCGGACCTCTGCGTGTCAACTACGTGGCCAAAGGTGTCAGCTTACGAGAGGCAGGATTTCGGTTTCGAGGATCGGCCTTGGTGGTCAGCCATTACCTGCGTACCGCTTACCTTTGGGACCGGATCCGTGTTCAGGGAGGCGCCTATGGAGCCTTCAGTCAATTGGATAGATTTTCCGGTGACTTGACTCTGGTTTCCTACAGGGATCCCAACGTGGACAGAACTTTGAAAACCTACGACCAATGTGCCGAATTTTTAAGAACCATCGATCTTCACCAGGACGAACTCACCAAAGCCATCATCGGGGTCATTGGAGACCTGGATCGACACTTGTTGCCCGATGCCAAGGGATTGACGGCTTTTATGAGGTATCTTGCCGGGGATGATGAAGCATCCCGACAACGCATGCGCGAGGAAGTGCTGGCTACCACACCGGAAGACTTTCATTCCTTCGGCGAAGTGCTGGCTGAAGTGCGTCACACAGGCCGCGTGGTGGTGCTGGGCTCTTCGGAATCCTTACAAAACATCGATACTGCTTTTCATATCACACCGGTGCTCTGA
- a CDS encoding lytic murein transglycosylase — MFAHRFRSHLLLWILVLAFAFSCFLCLSPSGVLAEEPFDRVQKILEAEGCSQTALSLLFSSMESPAYRNVALSMKIRESALNYDAFLEPSALAKARQFWRVHEETLKSIGTAYQVDPSVIVAILLVESALGEKTGEHPVATTLATFALMFDPEERERIWGMLSEQDRARWTRDRFHTKLKQRASWALDELRALVDLIEKGSMDAAHWRGSYMAAVGWPQFLPSSLLRYGADGNGDGRVDLKSPEDAFASIARYLKSHGWTNDASMEHQEKVILHYNNSRPYARTILEAARRLRDGRTATP, encoded by the coding sequence GTGTTCGCGCACCGCTTCAGATCCCACCTGTTGTTGTGGATACTGGTGCTGGCTTTCGCTTTCTCCTGCTTTTTGTGCCTAAGTCCTTCAGGTGTGCTTGCGGAGGAACCCTTTGATCGAGTGCAGAAGATTTTGGAGGCTGAAGGTTGCTCACAGACGGCTCTTTCTTTGTTGTTTTCTTCGATGGAAAGCCCCGCTTACAGAAACGTAGCACTTTCCATGAAAATTCGAGAATCCGCTTTAAATTACGACGCCTTCTTGGAACCCTCAGCTTTGGCCAAGGCCAGGCAATTTTGGCGAGTTCACGAGGAAACGCTGAAAAGCATCGGGACAGCCTACCAGGTGGATCCCAGCGTCATCGTGGCCATTTTATTGGTGGAAAGCGCCCTGGGAGAAAAAACGGGGGAGCACCCTGTGGCGACAACCCTGGCCACCTTTGCGTTGATGTTCGATCCCGAGGAGCGGGAACGCATTTGGGGAATGCTTTCAGAACAGGATCGTGCTCGGTGGACTCGAGACCGCTTCCATACCAAACTGAAACAACGAGCTTCCTGGGCGCTCGATGAGCTTCGAGCACTGGTCGACCTTATTGAAAAGGGCTCCATGGATGCGGCCCATTGGCGTGGATCGTATATGGCGGCCGTAGGCTGGCCTCAGTTTTTACCCTCCAGTCTTTTGCGCTATGGGGCCGATGGAAACGGAGACGGTCGAGTGGATCTGAAAAGCCCGGAAGACGCATTTGCAAGCATCGCTCGGTATCTTAAAAGCCATGGCTGGACCAACGACGCTTCGATGGAACATCAAGAAAAGGTGATTCTTCATTACAACAACAGCCGCCCTTATGCCCGAACCATTTTAGAGGCGGCCCGACGCCTTCGCGATGGGCGCACAGCTACACCATAG
- the coaD gene encoding pantetheine-phosphate adenylyltransferase, with translation MDKLAVYPGSFDPITNGHLDLLERALKIFDRVIIAVASNPAKNPLFTLEERMDMIRRSLVDHPLRQRIDVDTFDGLLVNYVDRVGARAILRGLRAVSDFEYEFQMALMNRKLNNNIETLYLMTGMRWIYISSRIIKEVVVSGGDVKGLVPEVVEEKLIERLRGRKS, from the coding sequence ATGGACAAGCTGGCCGTGTATCCAGGTTCTTTCGATCCCATTACCAACGGACATCTGGATCTTCTCGAGCGGGCGCTGAAAATCTTCGATCGCGTGATCATTGCCGTTGCCAGCAATCCCGCCAAAAATCCCTTGTTTACCCTGGAAGAACGTATGGACATGATCCGCCGTTCCCTAGTGGACCATCCTCTTAGGCAACGTATTGATGTCGACACTTTTGACGGCCTTTTGGTCAATTACGTGGATCGTGTGGGGGCACGGGCCATTTTAAGAGGACTGAGGGCCGTGAGCGACTTCGAGTACGAGTTTCAAATGGCCCTTATGAACCGAAAATTAAACAACAACATAGAGACCCTGTACCTGATGACCGGGATGCGATGGATTTACATCAGTTCCAGGATTATCAAAGAGGTGGTGGTTTCCGGAGGAGATGTGAAAGGGCTGGTGCCCGAGGTGGTGGAAGAAAAACTTATCGAAAGATTGCGAGGCCGAAAATCGTAA